From the genome of Ananas comosus cultivar F153 linkage group 16, ASM154086v1, whole genome shotgun sequence, one region includes:
- the LOC109722302 gene encoding uncharacterized protein LOC109722302, with protein sequence MSSLLRSGQRLVSPKPPNPLRILRRLSAAAKDAATAAAELEPFDQRKLPTSYEPATFDPSAPANPPTDRVWRLVDEVSALTLSEVAELTSILVRRAGLPEPPAVGIMNAGAGGGGISGAAAAGAGGAQGKEEKKQEKTVFELRLEAFDAASKIKVIKEVRGFTDLGLKEAKDLVEKTPAVIKRGVSKEEAEQIIEKMKAVGAKVVME encoded by the coding sequence ATGAGCTCTCTCCTCCGATCCGGCCAGCGCCTCGTCTCCCCTAAACCCCCGAACCCGCTCCGAATCCTCCGCCGCCTCTCTGCGGCGGCGAAggacgccgccaccgccgccgccgagctcgAGCCCTTCGACCAGCGGAAGCTCCCCACGAGCTATGAACCCGCCACATTCGACCCCTCGGCCCCGGCGAACCCCCCCACCGACCGGGTGTGGCGCCTCGTCGACGAGGTCTCCGCCCTAACCCTCTCCGAGGTGGCCGAGCTCACATCCATCCTCGTCCGCCGCGCCGGATTGCCGGAGCCCCCTGCGGTCGGTATCATGAACGCCGGGGCCGGCGGGGGCGGGATctccggcgcggcggcggccggggccgGGGGAGCGCaggggaaggaggagaagaagcaggAGAAGACGGTGTTCGAGCTGCGGCTGGAGGCGTTTGACGCCGCCTCCAAGATCAAGGTGATCAAGGAGGTGCGCGGGTTCACGGACCTCGGGCTCAAGGAGGccaaggatttggtggagaagacgCCGGCGGTGATCAAGAGAGGGGTCTCGAAAGAGGAGGCGGAGCAGATCATCGAGAAGATGAAGGCCGTCGGGGCGAAGGTTGTCATGGAGTGA